From the Manis javanica isolate MJ-LG chromosome 11, MJ_LKY, whole genome shotgun sequence genome, one window contains:
- the TMEM41B gene encoding transmembrane protein 41B isoform X1, producing the protein MAKGRVAGRSQMGALHSAAVGDRAAGTRGPTAPGSGDHLKEKACAEAGSARMSLLILVSIFLSAAFVMFLVYKNFPQLSEEERVNMKVPRDMDDAKALGKVLSKYKDTFYVQVLVAYFATYIFLQTFAIPGSIFLSILSGFLYPFPLALFLVCLCSGLGASFCYMLSYLVGRPVVYKYLTEKAVKWSQQVERHREHLINYIIFLRITPFLPNWFINITSPVINVPLKVFFIGTFLGVAPPSFVAIKAGTTLYQLTTAGEAVSWNSVFVLMILALLSILPAIFQKKLKQKFE; encoded by the exons ATGGCGAAAGGCAGAGTCGCCGGACGATCGCAGATGGGCGCCCTGCATTCGGCTGCTGTGGGGGACAGGGCAGCGGGGACACGGGGTCCCACGGCGCCGGGCAGCGGAGACCACCTGAAGG aaaaagcCTGTGCAGAAGCTGGGTCAGCAAGAATGTCACTTCTTATATTAGTGTCCATTTTCTTATCTGCAGCTTTTGTCATGTTTTTGGTATATAAAAATTTTCCTCAGCTTAGTGA agaAGAAAGAGTGAATATGAAGGTTCCCAGAGATATGGATGATGCCAAGGCTCTAGGAAAAGTTTTATCCAAATATAAGGACACCTTTTATGTACAAGTACTTGTAGCTTATTTTGCTACATATATTTT CTTGCAAACATTTGCTATTCCTGGCTCTATATTTCTCAGTATACTCTCAGGGTTTCTTTATCCCTTTCCATTAGccttatttcttgtttgtttg TGTTCTGGACTTGGTGCCTCATTCTGCTATATGCTCTCCTATTTAGTTGGGAGGCCAGTTGTGTACAAATACCTAACAGAGAAAGCAGTAAAATGGTCACAGCAG GTTGAACGACACAGAGAACATCTTATTAACTACATTATATTTTTGAGAATAACGCCATTTCTGCCTAATTGGTTTATTAATATTACATCCCCTGTGATAAATGTGCCATTGAAAGTCTTTTTTATTGGCACTTTTCTAG gtgTCGCACCTCCATCTTTTGTAGCAATTAAGGCAGGAACAACTCTGTACCAGCTTACAACAGCAGGAGAAGCTGTTTCTTGGAACTCAGTATTTGTTCTAATGATTTTGGCTCTTCTTTCTATTCTACCAGccattttccaaaaaaaactaAAGCAGAAATTTGAGTGA
- the TMEM41B gene encoding transmembrane protein 41B isoform X2: protein MAKGRVAGRSQMGALHSAAVGDRAAGTRGPTAPGSGDHLKEKACAEAGSARMSLLILVSIFLSAAFVMFLVYKNFPQLSEEERVNMKVPRDMDDAKALGKVLSKYKDTFYVQCSGLGASFCYMLSYLVGRPVVYKYLTEKAVKWSQQVERHREHLINYIIFLRITPFLPNWFINITSPVINVPLKVFFIGTFLGVAPPSFVAIKAGTTLYQLTTAGEAVSWNSVFVLMILALLSILPAIFQKKLKQKFE from the exons ATGGCGAAAGGCAGAGTCGCCGGACGATCGCAGATGGGCGCCCTGCATTCGGCTGCTGTGGGGGACAGGGCAGCGGGGACACGGGGTCCCACGGCGCCGGGCAGCGGAGACCACCTGAAGG aaaaagcCTGTGCAGAAGCTGGGTCAGCAAGAATGTCACTTCTTATATTAGTGTCCATTTTCTTATCTGCAGCTTTTGTCATGTTTTTGGTATATAAAAATTTTCCTCAGCTTAGTGA agaAGAAAGAGTGAATATGAAGGTTCCCAGAGATATGGATGATGCCAAGGCTCTAGGAAAAGTTTTATCCAAATATAAGGACACCTTTTATGTACAA TGTTCTGGACTTGGTGCCTCATTCTGCTATATGCTCTCCTATTTAGTTGGGAGGCCAGTTGTGTACAAATACCTAACAGAGAAAGCAGTAAAATGGTCACAGCAG GTTGAACGACACAGAGAACATCTTATTAACTACATTATATTTTTGAGAATAACGCCATTTCTGCCTAATTGGTTTATTAATATTACATCCCCTGTGATAAATGTGCCATTGAAAGTCTTTTTTATTGGCACTTTTCTAG gtgTCGCACCTCCATCTTTTGTAGCAATTAAGGCAGGAACAACTCTGTACCAGCTTACAACAGCAGGAGAAGCTGTTTCTTGGAACTCAGTATTTGTTCTAATGATTTTGGCTCTTCTTTCTATTCTACCAGccattttccaaaaaaaactaAAGCAGAAATTTGAGTGA